The genomic DNA CTTTCAGTTTCAGTGACCCTGGTTTCTCACCCTCAAGTCTGATAACGAGAGATTTGATGTTAAGTATAATTTCAGGAATATCCTGCAGAATACCGGGAATTGTCGAGAACTCATGCTCAACACCCTCTATTCTCACCGCAACCGGTGCTGATCCTTCAAGCGAAGACAGTAGTACCCGTCTCAGAGCGGTACCAAGAGTACGACCGAAACCGCGTTCCAGAGGCGTAATCTCGAGTCTGCCGAAAGTATCGGTTCGTGACTCTTCTTCCCACCTGATCATATCAGGAAGATAAAGACTCTTGAATTCCATCTGATCCTCCTCCCGGGGAATCTATCACCGGGTGTTTGCAGGCCCTTTGAGGGCCATGATTATCTGCTTATCCGCGTCGGCGACGCTTCGAGGGACGACACCCGTTATGCGGTATCCTGGTTTGATCTTTAATTGCAGTAACTTCCAGATTAGTGGATTGTAGCGCCCTGACGGCTGCTTCCCGCCCGGATCCAGGACCACGAACCCAGATCTCCACTTTCTTAATTCCTGCTTCAATTGCCTTTTCGGAAGCCTGTACCGCAGCTTGCCCTGAAGCAAATGCTGTTCCTTTTCTTGTACCTTTTACTCCTGTTGTTCCACCGCTTGCCCATGCGATAACGTTACCATTTCTATCGGTGATTGTTATCAGAGTATTGTTGAATGATGACTTTATATGGGCGACACCGTGAACATCCGTAGTCCTGACAGCCTTTTTCTTTTTAACAACCTTCTTCTTACTCTTTACCTTGGCTCCTTTTGGCACGCCAGCCTCCTATCGAATTCTACCGTGCCCGAATTTTGGCCCCTTTCGGGTGCGGGCATTTGTATGAGTTCTCTGGCCACGGACGGGGAGCCCCTTGCGATGTCTTATTCCACGATAGCACCGTATGTCCATCAGCCTTTTCCGATTCATGTTTATTTCCGCTCTGAGAGCACCTTCAACCTTATAGTCGGCGTCTATGACCTTTCTGAGCGTTGCAACTTCATTTTCTGTCAAATCGTCTGTTTTCACGTTAAAGGCAATACCCGTCTTCTCAAGTATTTCCTTTGATGAAGTCAGACCGATTCCAAAAATGTATGGCAGTGCATAAAGAATATGCTTGTTGCGAGGAAGATCAACTCCTGAGATTCTTGCCACTGGTTACCTCCGTAATTACCGAAATTCTATTATCCCTGCCGCTGCTTATGCTTCGGATCCCGAGAACAAATCACATAGATCGTTCCACGCCTTCGCACAATTCGGCAGTACTCACATATTTTTTTTACTGAACTTCGTACTTTCATTGTTCGATCCTCACTTATACCTGTAAATAATTCGGCCGCGTTTCAGATCGTATGGAGATAGTTCGACCGTTACCCTGTCACCTACAAGTATTCGAATGTAGTGCATCCTCATTTTCCCGGAAACGTGGCACAGGGCAATATGACCCTCTGGACTGTCCAGCTCGACGCGACATTGACTGTTAGGTAACGTTTCAACAACGGTTCCATCAGCTACTACGCCCTGTTTCTTTGCCATTTCCTTCCCTTCCGCCCGCTTTCCGCGGAACGCATATTATTGGTAATTATCATCATGCCGTCAATATTAACGGGCTTCCTGATGAAACGATTATCGTATGTTCCGCATGCGCTGACAGGCTTCCGTCAGCCGTAACAACCGTCCAGTTATCGTGAAGCGTCCTTACTCTGTATCCACCGATATTAATCATCGGCTCAATTGCAAGTGCAAGTCCGTCAGTAAGTTTCATTCCCCTGCCCGCTCTTCCGAAATTGGGAACCTGGGGTGGCTCATGAAGTTTTCTGCCTATTCCGTGCCCCACAAGGGATCTGACTACACCGAAACCTTTATCTTCTACATGCTTCTGAATAGTTGAACCAACATCTCCGATTGTGTTTCCTGGTCTTGCGGCTTCGATGCCTATATCGCGGGCTTCGTAAACAGTTCTTACAAGAAGCAATGCCATTGGAGAAGGCAGTCCTACAGCAACAGTATCAGCTGCGTCTCCGTGGAAACCGTTCTTGAATGCTCCCACGTCAATACTGACAAGGTCGCCATCCTTTACTATCCTGGTTCTGGAAGGTATTCCGTGAACCACTTCATCGTTTATGGATACACAGACACATGCCGGGAATCCATTGTATCCCAGGAAAGAAGGGATAGCTCCTTCAGCTTCTATTACTTCCCTCCCCACGGAATCGATGGAAGCAGTGCTCACTCCGATCTCGATTACAGCTTTCATCTCGTCAAGAGCTTTTCTGACGATTCTGCCGCTTTCTTCCATCATTCTGAGATCTCTGCCGGCTATTATTCCCATATAGACAGAGCCTCTTCCAGTCTCAAGGCAACCTCGTCGACAGTTCCCATTCCATCAATAATATACAGGCGATCATGATAGTACTTCTCCAGATGCTTTGTAAGATCATAGTAGTGGACAAGCCTTTGCTCGATTACTTCGGTTCTGTCATCATTTCGCTCAACAAGTGGAGTACCGCATCTGATGCAATCGTCTCCAGGGTGATACAGTGGCTGCTTGCCGGTAAAACCGCATCGGGAACACGTAAGCCTCCCGGAGAGTCTTTCAATCACTTCCGCATCAGGTATGGTGATAAATATCGCACCTGAAAGGGGTTTTTTCTCTTCTTCAAGATAATCATCAAGACCCTCCGCCTGAATTAGATTTCGGGGATATCCGTCCAGCAGGAATCGGTCATACTCCTTCACTTTACTGAATACTTCCTCGTTCACGATCTCATCATCAACCAGATGGCCTGATTCTACTATCTTCCGAATACGCTTCCCCAGTTCGGAATTTTTCTGTATCTCTTCACGGAGCAGAAGACCTGTTGAAAGGTGATGCAGGTTATAACGTTTCGACATCCTGTCAGCCTGCGTTCCCTTTCCAGATCCCGGTGGTCCGAAGAAGACGATCCT from Candidatus Aegiribacteria sp. includes the following:
- the rpsK gene encoding 30S ribosomal protein S11 is translated as MPKGAKVKSKKKVVKKKKAVRTTDVHGVAHIKSSFNNTLITITDRNGNVIAWASGGTTGVKGTRKGTAFASGQAAVQASEKAIEAGIKKVEIWVRGPGSGREAAVRALQSTNLEVTAIKDQTRIPHNGCRPSKRRRRG
- the rpsM gene encoding 30S ribosomal protein S13, producing MARISGVDLPRNKHILYALPYIFGIGLTSSKEILEKTGIAFNVKTDDLTENEVATLRKVIDADYKVEGALRAEINMNRKRLMDIRCYRGIRHRKGLPVRGQRTHTNARTRKGPKFGHGRIR
- the rpmJ gene encoding 50S ribosomal protein L36 produces the protein MKVRSSVKKICEYCRIVRRRGTIYVICSRDPKHKQRQG
- the infA gene encoding translation initiation factor IF-1, producing MAKKQGVVADGTVVETLPNSQCRVELDSPEGHIALCHVSGKMRMHYIRILVGDRVTVELSPYDLKRGRIIYRYK
- the map gene encoding type I methionyl aminopeptidase encodes the protein MGIIAGRDLRMMEESGRIVRKALDEMKAVIEIGVSTASIDSVGREVIEAEGAIPSFLGYNGFPACVCVSINDEVVHGIPSRTRIVKDGDLVSIDVGAFKNGFHGDAADTVAVGLPSPMALLLVRTVYEARDIGIEAARPGNTIGDVGSTIQKHVEDKGFGVVRSLVGHGIGRKLHEPPQVPNFGRAGRGMKLTDGLALAIEPMINIGGYRVRTLHDNWTVVTADGSLSAHAEHTIIVSSGSPLILTA
- a CDS encoding nucleoside monophosphate kinase, translating into MRIVFFGPPGSGKGTQADRMSKRYNLHHLSTGLLLREEIQKNSELGKRIRKIVESGHLVDDEIVNEEVFSKVKEYDRFLLDGYPRNLIQAEGLDDYLEEEKKPLSGAIFITIPDAEVIERLSGRLTCSRCGFTGKQPLYHPGDDCIRCGTPLVERNDDRTEVIEQRLVHYYDLTKHLEKYYHDRLYIIDGMGTVDEVALRLEEALSIWE